TACGACTACAACGAATCGGGCGAAATGGTCTTCATAGGCACCGCCCAGGCCTACCGGGGCCTGTTTTTGATTGACCGCGACGGTATTGTGCGCCACCAGCTCGTGAACGACCGCTTTCTGGGCCGCCGTATCTCCGATGCCCTGCGCGTGGTAGATGCCCTGCGTCACTTTGAGGAGCACGGCGAAACCTGCCCGGCTAACTGGGAAGCGGAGGAGGGAATTATCGGCTGAAAGTCAGGAGCTAGCTAGTTGGCCGATGCCAGGCCAGCCCCATAACCCCTCGAAAGCGTTAATTTTGGGACCGCAGCCGGACTTTTACTTTCCGGGTACGGTCTTTTTTGCGCTTTCTCTATTCGTTAGGACTTTCGCTTTATGCGCTGCTGCTGCGCCTGGTAGCTCCGTTTGTGCCCAAGGCGGCGGCCTGGGTAGCGGGCCGCGCCGGGCTGCTGGCGCGCGTTGAGCAGGCGCTGGCCGGCGATGCTGCCCCGCGCCTGTGGGTTCATTGCGCCTCCTTGGGCGAGTTTGAGCAGGGCCGCCCGCTTATTGAGGGCCTACGGCAGCAATACCCCGGCCACAAAATCGTGCTCACGTTTTTCTCACCCTCGGGCTACGAGGTGCGCAAAAGCTGGCCGGGAGCCGACTACGTCTTTTACCTGCCGCTCGATACGGCCGGCAATGCCCGGCGCTTTGTGGCGGCGGTGCAGCCGCGGCTGGCAGTCTTTGTCAAGTACGAATTCTGGTATTTCTTTCTGCGCGAATTGCGCGCGCAGGGTATTCCGGCAGTAGTTGTGGCGGCTATCTTCCGGCCTCAGCAGCCATTCTTCCGGCCCTGGGGAGGTTTTTTTCGGCAGATTCTCGGCCAGCTGACGCACATTTTCACGCAGAATGAGGCCTCCGCCGACTTGCTGCGTGGCATCGGCCTCACGCGGGTAAGCGTAGCCGGCGATACGCGCTTCGATACCGTGGCAGCAACGGCGCTGGCCCCCGCCCGCCCCCTGCCCCTGGCCGAAGCCTTCGTGGCCGACGGCGCGCCGGTGCTCGTGGCCGGTAGCGTGTGGCCCGAAGACCTGCCCGCGCTGGCGCCGCTGCTGCGCAAGCACGCCCGCACCATGCGCTTTATTGTGGCCCCGCACGAGGTATCGGAGGCGCATTTGCAGGAGATAGAAGCCGCCATGCCGGGCCTTACGCTGCGCTACTCGCGGGCCGTGCCCGGCACGGTAGCCGAGGCCCGGCTGCTGCTTATCGACAATGTAGGGATGCTCAGCCAGCTTTACCGGTTTGGGCAGTTTGCCTACATCGGCGGGGCCTTTGGGGCGGGGCTGCACAACACGCTGGAAGCGGCGGCCTTTGGGCTGCCCGTGTATTTCGGGCCGCGCTACGCCCGGTTTCAGGAAGCCGTGGAGCTGGTGCAGCTCGGCTGCGCGTTTCCGGTGCAATCGGCCCGGCAGCTGGAGGCGGCGTTCGACCGGCTCTATTACAATGAAGAAGCGCGGCTGAAGGTCCAGGACCTTTGCCTCGACTACGTGCACCAGCACGCGGGGGCCACAAGCCGCATTCTTAGGGAGTTAAAAGTGAAGGGTTAAAAGTTAGAAGTTGTGGGGCGGCCTCTGGCAAGGCAGTCTTTAACTTCTCAGAACAGCCTATTCAACTCCTGACTCTTACCTCCTAACTTTTAACTCAAAAATGACTGGCATCGTCGTTAAATCTACCGGCTCGTGGTACGTGGTGCGCGACACTACCAGCGGACAGCTGCACCGCTGCCGGCTCCGGGGCAAGTTTAAAAACAAGGGGCTGAAAGTGAGTAACCCACTGGCCGTGGGCGACGTGGTGGAGTTTGACCTGCCGGAGCAGTCGGAGGGCGCGGGCGTGATTCATACTATCCGGCCGCGCCGCAACTACATCATCCGGCGCTCGGTACATAAGAGTGAGCACGCCCACATTGTAGCCGCTAACCTCGACCAGGCGCTGCTGGTAGTAACGCTGGTGTCGCCGGCCACCTCGTTTGGGTTTATCGACCGATTTTTGGTTACGGCCGAGGCGTACCACATTCCGGCGCAGCTTATTTTCAATAAATCTGACTTATACGACGACGATACGCTCGACTATCAGCGCCAGATTGCCGGCATGTACGCCAGCCTGGGCTACCCCAGCGTGCTGTGCTCGGCCGAAACCGGGGCCAACGTAGCGGCCGTGGCCGCGCTGCTGCCGGGCAAGACCTCGCTGCTGTCGGGCCACTCGGGCGTGGGCAAAAGCACGCTGATAAATGTGCTGGTGCCCGACCTGGATTTGAAAACGGCCGAAATCAGCGCCTTTTCAGATAAGGGCAAGCACACGACGACCTTCGCCGAGATGCTGGAAGTATCGCCCGAAACCTATATTATCGATACGCCCGGCATCAAGGAGTTGGGCCTGGTGGACGTGCCCGCCGCCGAGCTGGCCGGCTACTTCCCCGAGATGCGCGCCCTGCTGGGCCAGTGCCGCTACCACAACTGCCAGCACGTGCACGAGCCCGGCTGCGCCGTGCGCGAAGCCGTGGATAAGGGCCAGCTGGCCGTGCCGCGCTACGAAAGCTACGTGAGTATGCTCCACGATGAGGACAACCGGCACTAGGTTTTTAATGTAGGAGAATGTGAGGAATGTGAAAGATGTGAGAATGTGGAAAATGTGAGGAATAGAAAGAAGCAGCTTCCACATTCTCACATTCTCCACATCTCCCACATTCTACACTTCTCCCACATTCTACACTTCTCCCACATTCTTCACATCTCCCACATTCTGCACTTCTCCCACATTTTCCACATATCCTCTATTAAAAATAATGAAAATTGCTTTTCTGGGCCTGGGCAGCATGGGTGCCGCCATGGCGGCCAACCTGCTTAAAGCCGGCTTTCCCCTTACCGTTTATAACCGCAGCGCCGACAAGGCCGAGCCCCTGCGCCGGCAGGGCGCTACCGTGGCGGCCACGCCCGCCGAAGCCGTGCGCGAGGCCGATATCGTGTTTACGATGGTTACCGACGACCACGCGCTTACGGACCTTACCACCGGCCCCAACGGCATCCTCACCACCCTGCGTAAGGGCGCCATCCATGCCTCGTGCAGCACCGTAGCGCCCGATACCAACCGCCGCCTGGCCGAGGCGCACGCCGCGCACGGCTCCTTCTTGGTAGCCTCGCCGGTGTTTGGCAAGCCCGACGTGGCGGCCGCCGGTAAGCTCTGGATTGGCTCTTCGGGGCCGGCCGAAGCCCGCGAGCGGCTCAGACCGGCGCAGGCCGCCATCGGCCAGGGCACCCACGACTTTGGCGACGACCCCGGCGCGGCCAGCGTGGCCAAGCTCTGCGGCAACTTCCTGCTCGGCACCGTGATTGAAGGGATGGCCGAAGCCCTGACGCTGGCCGAAAAGTGCGGCCTCGACCGCGTGGGCTTCTACGAGATGCTAACCAGCACCCTCTTCAACAACCCGATTTATAAAAGCTACGGCAAGCTCATTGCCGAGCAGCACTACCAGCCGGTGGGCGCGCCGCCCGCCATTATCCGCAAAGACATGAACCTGGTGGTGCAGGAGGCTTATAAGAATGAGGTGCCCATGCCCTTTGCCAACCTCATCCGCGACCGCCTCACCGCCACCGTGGCCCTGGGCGAGCCCGACGTGGACTGGGCCAGCTTCGCCAAAAGAGTATCGGAAGACGCGGGACTTCATTAATGGTTAATGCATGAATAGTTAATGGTTAATGATTAATATACTCAACGTATCGGAGCAACATTAACCATTTATGCATTAACCATTAATGTCTACTTCGCCAGCGGGAGCACCACGGTATCAATGATGTGCGTCACGCCGTTCTTGGAAATCACGTCGGCAATCTGCACCGTGGCGGGGGCGTCTTTGCCGTTGCCTACCATCACTTTGCCATCCTTCACCGAGATGTGCAGCTTCTCGCCGTTCACGGTAGTCAACTCCTGGCCGTCTTTGAGGTCGGCGGCCACGAGGCGGCCGGGGATAACGTGGTAGGTGAGCACGCCCTTAAGCTTAGCCGCGTTGGCGGGGTCTTGCAGGGCCGCCACGGCTGCCTTCGGCAGCTTGTTAAAAGCCGCGTTGGTAGGCGCAAAAACCGTGAAGGGCCCCGTGCCTTTCAGGGTCTCAACCAGGCCGGCCTGCTTCACCAATGCTACCAGCGTGCTTACGCTCTTGGCGGCAGCAGCATTGTCAACGATGTCTTTGTCGGCCGTCATGGCTACGCCGTCTACCAGTACGCCCTTGGGCTTGGCCATGCGGGCCGAGTCGCCGGCCATCGCGGCTACCGAATCGGCGGGGTTAGCGGTGCTTTTTTCAGTAGTCGTGGTGGTTTCGGTGGTTTTGTCGCCGCCGCAGCTTGTGAAACCAAGACTGAGGGTAAGGGCGGCCAGCGGGAAGAATAGCTTCTTCATGAAAAAATAGAAAGGAGGAAAAAAGTGGAACTCTGGCGCAAGATTACGTAATAGCCAGGGCCTTCGGTTTAGCAAACCCCAACCCGACACGGCCTGTTTTACCTTCGCAGGGCCTACGGCATATGCTGGGCCATTTTCCCACCCTTCACACCGCTTATTTTTTCGATGAAAACCGCTGAAATCCACACGCCTAAGGGCATCATGAAAGTCGAGTTCTACGAGCAGGACGCGCCCAACACCGTGAAAAACTTCACCGACCTGGCCAAGAAAGGCTTCTACGACGGCACCAAGTTTCACCGCGTTATCCCGAATTTTGTGATTCAGGGCGGCGACCCCAACACCAAGCCCGGCGCCAAAGGCGCGCCCGGCACCGGCGGCCCCGGCTACAAAATCGACTGCGAAACCAGCGGCGGCCACCAGTACCACGAGCGCGGCGCCCTTAGCATGGCCCACGCCGGCAAAAACACCGGCGGCTCGCAGTTTTTTATCGCCCACTCGCGCGACAATACCGCCCACCTCGACCGCGTGCATACCGTGTTCGGCAAAGTGGTAGAGGGCCTGGACGTGATTGACCAGATTCGGGGCAACGACGAGATTACCAGGATTGTAGTAAAAGACGAGTAGCACACTGGTGCCCCTTACACCAATTTGGAAGCTGCTTTAAGAAAAAGCCCCGCGTACCAGACTGGTACGCGGGGCTTTTTACTACTCACGCGCGGACTCGCAGAGTCCACGCTACCTTGCTACCGGCGGCGGCGGGGCTTTTCCTCTTCCTCGTCGTCATCATCGCCGAAGCTGGGCATGGTGAACATAGAGGAAAGCAAATCTTTGAACTGGGCGCCGCCCGTGAGGCGGTTGCGCGAGATGAGCGAGTGCTCGGCCAGGCCGTGCAGCAGGAATTCCATCAGGAAATAAGTCGTTTCGGCATCGTCCTTGGGGTGCAGCTCGGTTACGATGGCGCGCAGGCCGGGCACTTTGTCGAGGGCGGCGCGGTAGTCTTCGGTGCTGGCGTCGTGCAGGATATCGAGCGTGTTGCCGTTGCCAAACCACTCCTGCACCGTTTTGTAGGGCGAGGGGCGGTTTTTGAGCTTCTTAGCCTTGTCGGGGTCGGGGAAATAGTTCAGGAACAGCGTGCGGATGGCCTTGCCCATGAGCTTCTCGGCCACGATGCCGGCGCCCTCCTGTTCGCCCTCGTACACCAATTCGACCTTGCCCGTGATGGCAGGCACGGCCGAGATAAAGTCGGCCACGCGCACGTAGGTGCTGGTTTCACCGTTGATGAGCGCCCGGCGCTCGGCCCCGGCAATCACCTGCTCGTAGGCCGAGATGGTGAGGCGGGCCGATACGCCCGACTTGGCATCGACAAACTCGGAGCCGCGCGCCTCAACGGCCACCTGTTCCACGAGGTCGTGGATGATTTCGTTGCTGGTTACCAGGCCTTTCTGCTCCTCTTTGATGCGGGCTTCCTGCTTGGTAATGCGCTTGCCGATTTCAATCGACTTGGGATAGTGCGTGATAATCTGGGCGTCGATGCGGTCCTTGAGCGGCGTTACGATGCTACCCCGGTTGGTGTAGTCCTCGGGGTTGGCCGTGAACACAAACTGGATATCGAGCGGCAGGCGCACCTTGAAGCCGCGAATCTGGATGTCGCCCTCCTGCAATATATTAAATAGCGAAACCTGAATACGGGCCTGTAAGTCGGGTAATTCGTTGATTACGAAAATGCCCCGGTGCGCGCGCGGAATCAGGCCGAAGTGAATAACCCGCTCATCGGAGTACGGCAGTTTGAGCGTGGCGGCCTTGATGGGGTCGGCGTCGCCGATGAGGTCGGCCACCGACACGTCGGGCGTCGCCAGCTTCTCGGTGTAGCGGTCGTTGCGGTGCATCCAGCTCACGGGCGTGTCGTCGCCCTTCTCGGCAATGAGGTTTTTGGCAAATACCGACAGCGGCTGCAACGGGTCGTCGTTCAGCTCCGAGCCTTCGACCACGGGCATATACTCATCGAGCAGGTTGATGAGCAGGCGCGCGATGCGCGTCTTGGCCTGGCCGCGCAAGCCCAGCAGGTTGATGTGGTGCCCGGCCAGAATAGCGCGCTGCAACTCGGGTATCACGGTTTCCTCGTAGCCGAAGATGCCGGGAAACACATCCTCTTTGTTTTTGAGTTTAGAAATGAGGTTGTCCCGCAGCTCTTGTTTCACGGTGCGGGGCTGGTAACCACTGGCGCGGAGCTGGCCCAGGGTGCGGATAGTTTCGTGCTTCATTAGGTCTTAAACCCGCTTAACGGGCGTGTGGTTCAGCCGGGCAGCGGCGAGTTGAACGTGGATAGTATTCAAAAAACGCTTCCCATTTCCCGGTTAGAAATAGGAAGCGTTTTTGCAGCGACAAGCAGTAGCTTACAACGACTTGCGCCGGTTCTTTTTATAGTCTTCAAATACCAGGTGCCCCAGCCCTTTCAGGCCCGAGTAATAGGCCTTGCCCTGGTTTACTTCCGTAAACTCCTCCACGAATTTTTGCAAATACGGGTCGGAGGTAATCATGAAGGTGGTAATCGGAATCTTGATGCGGCGGGCGGCGGCGGCCAGGTTCAGCGTCTTGTTCACCACCTTGCGGTCGAGGCCAAACGAGTTTTTGTAGTAGCCGTTGCCTTCCTTAAGGCAGGTCGGCTTGCCGTCGGTAATCATGAAAATCTGCTTGTTGGGCGTTTTACGCTTGCGCAGCAAATCCATCGCCAGCTCCAGGCCGGCCACCGTGTTGGTATGGTAGGGGCCGACCTGCAGATAGGGCAAGTCCTTGACCTCAATCTGCCAGGCGTCGTTGCCGAACACAATCACGTCGAGCGTGTCCTTAGGGTATTTCTGCTTCACCAGCTCGGCCAGCGCCATCGCCACCTTTTTGGCGGGCGTGATGCGGTCCTCGCCGTAGAGTATCATCGAGTGGGAGATGTCAATCATCAGCACCGTGCTGGTCTGGGACTTATGCTCGTTTTCGCGCACTTCGAGGTCGCCCTCGGTCAGCATGAAATTGTCGCCGTCCATGCCGTGGTTGAGCTGGGCATTGCGGATGGATTCCGACATCTGAATCTGCTCCAGCGAGTCACCGAAGCGGAACTCGCGCAGGTCGGTACTCTGCTCGTCGCCCTGTCCGGTGTGGGGCGTACGGTGGTTGCCGGTGCTGCTCTTCTTGAGCTTGCCGAAAATCTCCTCCAGCGCCGATTTGCGGATTTTCTGCTCGGTCTTGGGCGTGATTTTCAGCTCGCCCCGCTCCTGCTCATTCTCATCGATGTAGCCCTTTTTCTTGAGGTCGTCGATGAAGTTTCCCATGCCGTAGTCGTTGTCAGTGAGGCCGTACTGCTTGTCGAGCTCATTGAGCCACTGCAACGCCTCGCCCACGTCGCCGCTGGTGATGGTAATGAGCTGCATAAAGAGCTTGAATAACTGCTCAAATCCCTTATCGCCCGAGTTTTCATCGGGCACAAAATCACGAAAGCGAACCCCAATAGCCATAATAATCTACGTAACGGTAGTGGTGGCAAAAACAACGGCCCGCGGGGCAATGTTCATTATCCCATGAAAGCCATCTGGAATAATACCGTCGTGGCCGAGAGCGACGACACCGTTGTGGTTGAGAATAACCACTATTTCCCCGCAAGCTCGCTCAAAAAAGAGTTTTTTGAGGACAGCATTGCCCACACCACCTGCCCCTGGAAAGGCCGCGCCAGCTACTACTCGCTGCGCGTAAACGACGCGCTCAACAAGGATGCCGCCTGGTATTACCCCCAGCCCAGCCCCGCCGCCGCCAACATTCAGGGCCGGGTAGCATTCTGGAAGGGCGTGAAGATTGAGGCGTAGTAAAAAGCGTGCTGCCTCGACAAGCAGCTGCCTGTCGAGGCAGCACGTTTTTTACTACGCCCTAAACAGCTTCGTTAGCGTTTGCTCTTCAAGGAATTATCACCACTTTGCCGGTGGTATGCTTCGACTCAATCTGCTCGAAGGCCTTTTTCACCTCAGCCAGCGGGAAGGTAGCCGCGATGGGCAGGTGCAGCTTACCGGCATCGGCCAGCTCGCGCAGGTGGTCGAGGTCGGGCACGCTGGGCTGGGCCATTACGTGCGTGAAATAGACGCCGGGGGGCAAGCTTAGTGCTTTACCATCGTTGAGCACCGAGATGAGCCGGCCGGCCGGCTTCAGCGCCGCCAGGCTCTGGGTAAGCGTGTCGCCGCTAATGGCGTCAAACAGTAGGTCAACGCCTTCCGGAGCTATTTTCTTTACCGATTCGGCTACCGGGCCGGCCGCGTAGTCGATGGTAAAATCGGCTCCGAGCTTACTCATATAGTCGGCATTTTGGGCGCTGGCCACGGCTATCACCGTGGCTCCTACGCTTTTGGCCAGCTGAATAGCTACGCTGCCAACTCCGCCCGACGCCCCCAGAATCAGAACGGTTTCGCCGCTTTTCAGCTTACCGGCCGTGAAAACCGACTGATAGGCCGTGAGCCCCGCCAGCGGCAGGCCGCCGGCTTCTTCCCAGCTGAGGGTAGCCGGGCGCCGCGCCAGATAGCATTCAGGAATTACTATGTATTCGGCAAAAGTGCCGTGCTGTACCACGGGGCGGCGCACGTAGCCATACACCTCGGCACCGTCAGCGAAGCGGGAAGCTCCGTGGCCGCGCTTTTCAACTACCCCGGCCACGTCCCAGCCCGGCACGGCCGGGAAAGCGTTGGGCACTACCTGCTGAAAATAGCCTTCCCGCACGATGTAATCGACGGGGTTAATACCGGCGGCTTTTACGCGCAGCAGCACGTCGCCCTCGCCCAGTTCGGGCAGGTCAAGGGGGCCAACCTTTATTTTATCGATGCCGCCAAACTCGGTGTAGTAGGCGGCTTGCGTTTGCTTTGCCATTGGAAAAGGAGAATTACGAGTGGTAAGTACCTGCTCATAACCAGGGCCCCGCCCAATAGTTAGGGCGCATGAAAAAGCTCCGGCTGCGCAGGGCAGCCGGAGCTTTTTTCGGTTTCAGCGCGGCCGGGCCGTTAGCTAATCCACTTAAACTTGTATTCGAGCTTGGGCACCGGCATGCGGTCGCTAACGCGGCGCAGGCGGTTGGGCAGGGCCATTACGTAGTCGCGGGCCTTCTCGGCGGCGGGCGTCAGGCCGGTATGGTCCGCAATTTTCCAGTCCGTGATGAGCGTATCCAGGATATCGGTATAGTCGCTGCTGGTGTATACCCCGAGGCGCTGAGCGGCATCGGTGAAGTGCCCGAAGGTTTTGCCCATATCCACGCCCAGCTCGCGCATGTAGTGCGCCGGCATCACGATTTTCTTGCGCATCATGTCCTCGAAGGCCAGCATCATCTCGCTGGGGTCCAGCTCGAAAATCTTTTCCACGAAGGTTTTGTAGGCGCGAGCGTGGCGGTTTTCGTCGCCGGCAATCATGCCGCAGATTTTCGAGAGCTGGTCGTCGCCGGCGGTGCGGGCCAGCTGGCCCACGCGGCGGTGCGAGATGTTGGTAGCCATCTCCTGGTAGCTCGTGTACACGAAGGCGCGGTACGGGTCGTTGGCCGTGCCCAGGTCGAAGCCGTCGTTAATCAGGTACTGCGTGCTGACCTCAAACTCGCGCATGTTTACGCGGCCGCAGAGGTAGAGGTAGCGGTTGAGCAGGTCGCCGTGGCGGTTTTCCTCGGCCGTCCAGCCCCGAATCCACTGCGCCCAGCCGTTATCGCGGTCGCGGTTGAGGTTGTCGAGCTCATGAAACCAGGCTTCGTAGTTAGGCAGCGCCTCTTCGGTGATGGTGTCGCCGATGAGCACGGCCAGCAGGTCGTAGCTGAGGGTAGAAGCCCGCTCGCGCAATTCCTTTACTTCCTCGAAGAAGGTGTCGCGGCGCGAGTCCGGCAGGTAATCAGCGGGTTGCCAGCTATCCTCTACCTTCTTAAGAAAGGTATAGATATTATCTTTCAGATAGCCTTCAAGTTGCTGAAGTACTTCGCCGCGCGAAATAAGAAGGTCGTTACTGAGTACCATACAAGGGAATGCCACCAGTGAGCGGCTGGTGAATGAACGCGCGAAGGTCGGGTTTTAGTTGAGTTTTACGGGTACATGATTTTGGCATTGTCGGGTTTTAGCCCATATCAGCAACTTATAATTGTTCCAGTCAGTGCTACCTTGCTTGTTTTCAGGCCGTAGCCGTAAGCAGGCCGCCGCAAGGCCGAGCCAGAGATGGAGGCTGCTGCGCCTTATCCGTCGTGGCTGGCCGAGATTTGCCGGATAGTGTCTTCTATCGAAACCGGTTTTTCTTTCCGTGCCCGCTCCTGCAACTGCCCCAGCCGCCGTGCCCCCACTCACTGAGTTTGCCAGCTTCTACCTCTACGGCCTTAGCAATAACCCTTACCGGCAATCGGCTGACGTCGAAAAGTTCGGGCAGTTGTATGACCTGGTAATTGGTGCCCACGGTGGCGTAAGTATCGGCAGCTCGTTTCATCCCTATCAGCTCATCGGCCCAGGTGGCGTAACGGTGTGGTACGCGGCGTATGCGCAGCTCTATAGTCAGCCCAACCGGGCCGCGCTGTTTGAGGCCATGACCGATGAGCAGGCGCGGTTTCTGGTAGCCCCGCCGGCCTCATTCAGCGCGTTTCACGTGTGGCCCGACACGCGCCTGACCAGCGAGGAAAACCCGGTTTTCAGCCACTATATTCCGTTTGTGCTGCCTTTTTTGGTGCGCAAAGGCCCGGCCGCGTTGCGCTGGGATGCCGAGTTTGCAGCGGCAGCGGCTGGCACCCCCGAGGGCATTCAGCCTTACCTGGAAGCCGTGGTAACCGCCCTACGGTTTGTGCAGCCCGCGCCGGCTTTCGTGCTGGGCTTCGCAGAGTTTGACGAACAGCAGCCCGAGCGCGTAATCGAGCGGTTTATGAGCTGCCGCGATACCCTGCTCACGCGCTAGCCCAAGGCTCCGAAAATAACCTGTCGCAGGCAGTCATTTCGCTTACTGCTGGCTGAAGCCGGCCCGCCCGGCCCCGACCGTTACCGGTGCGCCACCCAAAAACTCGCCGTACCAGTGGCCCGAGTCTTTAATAATGCGCTCCTGGGTTTCATAATCGACGTGCACGAGCCCGAAGCGCGGACGATAGCCCTCGGCCCATTCGAAGTTGTCGGTAAAGCTCCAGGGGAAATAGCCGTTTACCTGAATATTGTCGCGGCGGGCCCGCAGCACCTGGCCGATGACCGCTTGCAGGTAAGCCCGACGAGCGGTATCGGGCACGCGGCCTGCCCGGGGCTGGTCGGCAAAGGCCGCGCCCGACTCCGTAACGAACAGCTCGGGTGCGCCGGGGTAGGTAGCAAACTGCTTCAGCATGTGGTAAACCGACTCGGGGTACACCTCCCAGCCCATTTCGGTGGTAGGCACGCCACGCCTGGCGGCCGGCACGAGGGCCGCGCCCAGCAGCGGCAGCCAGGGTGCCCGGCGCACCACCTCGCGGGTATAGTTCTGAATACCCCAGAAATCGAAGTCGAACTGCATCCGCTGCTCGTCGCCGGGGCGCTGGTAGCGGCGCAGCAGCCATCCCAGGGCGGGCAGCTCGGCCGTTGGATAGCCCAGGCCGAGCGTAGGCTCCACAAAAAAGCGATTGAGCAGCGCATCGGCGCGGCGCGTGGCCGCCTCGCTGGGGCCGTGGCCCGGCCGGGCCGGCGTAAGGTAGGAGCACGAAAACGTGGTGCCGATGCGGGCAGTATCGGGCAGCGCCGCCCGCAGCGCCCGGCCGCCCTCGGCCTGGGCCAGCGTAGCGTGGTGGGCCGCCGCCAGAAAGGCGGGCAGACTGCGGCGCCCCGGCGCGTGAATGCCCAGCAGATGCCCCGCCCCCACAAATACCATCGGCTCGTTGAGCACCATCCAGTGCTGCACACGGTCGCCGAGGCGGCGGGCCAGCACCTGGGCGTAGTCGGCCAGCCAGCCCACTACGGCACGGTTGGCCCAGCCGCCGCGCTGTTGCAAAGCCAACGGCAAATCCCAGTGATACACCGTCAGCCAGGGGCGCAGGTCGCGCTCCAGGCAGGCATCCACGAGGCGGTCGTAGAAATCGAGTCCACGCCTGCTGACCGCCCCGGTGCCCTCGGGCAGCACCCGCGACCACGCCACCGAGAGGCGGAAATCGGTTAAGCCCAGCCCCTGCGCCAGGTTTAAATCGTGCTCGTAGCGCGTGAAGAAGTCGGTACTGACGCGGGCATGCTCACCACGCTGAATAGCGCCCGGCCGGCGCGTAAACTCATCCCAGATGCTCGGGCCTTTGCCCTGCTGCTGCCAGGCCCCCTCTACCTGGTAGGCTGCGCAGGCTGCCCCCCAGTAAAAATCGGGCCCGAAGTCGCTGCGCGAATAGCTGCTGGGAGTGGTGGCCGGGAAAAAGGCATCTGGCAATTCCAGCGGGGGCCTGCTGGCAACAAGAAGGTCGTTGGGCATCAAACGGAGCTACGGGAAGGCGGTAAATAGTGCGCAGCGAGTGGTAGTCACTGGACAGTAAGCGTGGTAGTTGGCGGCTTTGCCCCGGCGGGCTATTTCGGGGCGGGGCTACAACGCCAGGGCGGGCGGCCCCACGC
The sequence above is drawn from the Hymenobacter baengnokdamensis genome and encodes:
- a CDS encoding sigma 54-interacting transcriptional regulator — encoded protein: MKHETIRTLGQLRASGYQPRTVKQELRDNLISKLKNKEDVFPGIFGYEETVIPELQRAILAGHHINLLGLRGQAKTRIARLLINLLDEYMPVVEGSELNDDPLQPLSVFAKNLIAEKGDDTPVSWMHRNDRYTEKLATPDVSVADLIGDADPIKAATLKLPYSDERVIHFGLIPRAHRGIFVINELPDLQARIQVSLFNILQEGDIQIRGFKVRLPLDIQFVFTANPEDYTNRGSIVTPLKDRIDAQIITHYPKSIEIGKRITKQEARIKEEQKGLVTSNEIIHDLVEQVAVEARGSEFVDAKSGVSARLTISAYEQVIAGAERRALINGETSTYVRVADFISAVPAITGKVELVYEGEQEGAGIVAEKLMGKAIRTLFLNYFPDPDKAKKLKNRPSPYKTVQEWFGNGNTLDILHDASTEDYRAALDKVPGLRAIVTELHPKDDAETTYFLMEFLLHGLAEHSLISRNRLTGGAQFKDLLSSMFTMPSFGDDDDEEEEKPRRRR
- a CDS encoding fasciclin domain-containing protein; this encodes MKKLFFPLAALTLSLGFTSCGGDKTTETTTTTEKSTANPADSVAAMAGDSARMAKPKGVLVDGVAMTADKDIVDNAAAAKSVSTLVALVKQAGLVETLKGTGPFTVFAPTNAAFNKLPKAAVAALQDPANAAKLKGVLTYHVIPGRLVAADLKDGQELTTVNGEKLHISVKDGKVMVGNGKDAPATVQIADVISKNGVTHIIDTVVLPLAK
- a CDS encoding NAD(P)-dependent oxidoreductase gives rise to the protein MKIAFLGLGSMGAAMAANLLKAGFPLTVYNRSADKAEPLRRQGATVAATPAEAVREADIVFTMVTDDHALTDLTTGPNGILTTLRKGAIHASCSTVAPDTNRRLAEAHAAHGSFLVASPVFGKPDVAAAGKLWIGSSGPAEARERLRPAQAAIGQGTHDFGDDPGAASVAKLCGNFLLGTVIEGMAEALTLAEKCGLDRVGFYEMLTSTLFNNPIYKSYGKLIAEQHYQPVGAPPAIIRKDMNLVVQEAYKNEVPMPFANLIRDRLTATVALGEPDVDWASFAKRVSEDAGLH
- a CDS encoding DUF427 domain-containing protein, which produces MKAIWNNTVVAESDDTVVVENNHYFPASSLKKEFFEDSIAHTTCPWKGRASYYSLRVNDALNKDAAWYYPQPSPAAANIQGRVAFWKGVKIEA
- a CDS encoding vWA domain-containing protein, which encodes MAIGVRFRDFVPDENSGDKGFEQLFKLFMQLITITSGDVGEALQWLNELDKQYGLTDNDYGMGNFIDDLKKKGYIDENEQERGELKITPKTEQKIRKSALEEIFGKLKKSSTGNHRTPHTGQGDEQSTDLREFRFGDSLEQIQMSESIRNAQLNHGMDGDNFMLTEGDLEVRENEHKSQTSTVLMIDISHSMILYGEDRITPAKKVAMALAELVKQKYPKDTLDVIVFGNDAWQIEVKDLPYLQVGPYHTNTVAGLELAMDLLRKRKTPNKQIFMITDGKPTCLKEGNGYYKNSFGLDRKVVNKTLNLAAAARRIKIPITTFMITSDPYLQKFVEEFTEVNQGKAYYSGLKGLGHLVFEDYKKNRRKSL
- the rsgA gene encoding ribosome small subunit-dependent GTPase A; translation: MTGIVVKSTGSWYVVRDTTSGQLHRCRLRGKFKNKGLKVSNPLAVGDVVEFDLPEQSEGAGVIHTIRPRRNYIIRRSVHKSEHAHIVAANLDQALLVVTLVSPATSFGFIDRFLVTAEAYHIPAQLIFNKSDLYDDDTLDYQRQIAGMYASLGYPSVLCSAETGANVAAVAALLPGKTSLLSGHSGVGKSTLINVLVPDLDLKTAEISAFSDKGKHTTTFAEMLEVSPETYIIDTPGIKELGLVDVPAAELAGYFPEMRALLGQCRYHNCQHVHEPGCAVREAVDKGQLAVPRYESYVSMLHDEDNRH
- a CDS encoding peptidylprolyl isomerase — its product is MKTAEIHTPKGIMKVEFYEQDAPNTVKNFTDLAKKGFYDGTKFHRVIPNFVIQGGDPNTKPGAKGAPGTGGPGYKIDCETSGGHQYHERGALSMAHAGKNTGGSQFFIAHSRDNTAHLDRVHTVFGKVVEGLDVIDQIRGNDEITRIVVKDE
- a CDS encoding 3-deoxy-D-manno-octulosonic acid transferase — encoded protein: MRFLYSLGLSLYALLLRLVAPFVPKAAAWVAGRAGLLARVEQALAGDAAPRLWVHCASLGEFEQGRPLIEGLRQQYPGHKIVLTFFSPSGYEVRKSWPGADYVFYLPLDTAGNARRFVAAVQPRLAVFVKYEFWYFFLRELRAQGIPAVVVAAIFRPQQPFFRPWGGFFRQILGQLTHIFTQNEASADLLRGIGLTRVSVAGDTRFDTVAATALAPARPLPLAEAFVADGAPVLVAGSVWPEDLPALAPLLRKHARTMRFIVAPHEVSEAHLQEIEAAMPGLTLRYSRAVPGTVAEARLLLIDNVGMLSQLYRFGQFAYIGGAFGAGLHNTLEAAAFGLPVYFGPRYARFQEAVELVQLGCAFPVQSARQLEAAFDRLYYNEEARLKVQDLCLDYVHQHAGATSRILRELKVKG